A single region of the Solea senegalensis isolate Sse05_10M unplaced genomic scaffold, IFAPA_SoseM_1 scf7180000015833, whole genome shotgun sequence genome encodes:
- the LOC122762604 gene encoding uncharacterized protein LOC122762604 isoform X2 — protein MEEPAVQQEKIEGLWEGGHDEGKAGWKNDCSLSSLLKHSCFLCWSSPRDTDVVETDERVLAKVAEIRVRRPQHLALELENAVEVENLELQEQQSDRKELEETLVKLESHKEKLVQQIKATRQLCYEESQQILALQTEEVQKESQVEEYERELARARWRLRRLKEEVKQAKRKVEEAGERNTPLQDSIRQSYEEILQEENTLCSLSGSAVTPESQLEESLSPADTTEEDPLPLKPWGRSQSLPAYADLIMRASGSSFCNNQADTREELDNSRSNSTKMDRSDVEDNPQEGEIIKEGQQEKEECPNPLSQLDFYQANPFASCQSDHELFNEDIFPKADISNGFGSDPFKGSDPFAADILFPETNIGTDGNTGDEADTSLSCAENKASTGTQCFESEFPDEDSDIENSYSQEEQDVIGHSRGFKPIQSSSEELGPEPIQGWRSQGQYSVESDPNGYELDLGAISPPSDIEEHSLGCLAGEATPEAPLHLEQGLSSEPAQAISEQAPLKTDWTGEKEQSMSQGATSGYWEGWSSNMEEETQISTTPHNSQDAHNFYIQPDLDQSGELSFDLSYEATSQSSFDPYGFKLSPEHSSHTLLDPDEAELSPEPSENYLAFDTESSSSQTNHLNFNTCDFDLNMSQKVRDSDPYGFKLSPEDENQEVLDVCGYDDHEAMDPSTYDKVEPSGYCNQEVLESNGNENQEVLDHCGHNNQKDSHNNENQEVLESSYINNKEIDSNDNKEFLDHFSHDNQEVVKPYLKMSKKELLEPCNQEVLEPCSLGNKELLHPENQEVPDLDSDGNQELLDFDGKGNQEVLICGSHNNQEPMRHGSKENQELLDLGSRGNQEVLDLLSKEGLPEANNNQCFIEPELSPTNNSSDSDVAIDLLGLELSDTSMCTTNNDDTINISANHNLDTSTSHILEGDLGSVFRAGGYIGCPDVADDLQPLGRMQVNPVAEAVKPVRPVRPPRPSLKVKEKALSQTQGIDLK, from the exons ATGGAGGAGCCTGCAGTGCAGCAGGAAAAAATTGAGGGATTGTGGGAAGGAGGACATGATGAAGGGAAAGCAGGCTGGAAGAATGActgctccctctcctccctcctgaaGCAttcctgttttctctgctgGTCGTCTCCCAGGGATACTGATGTTGTGGAAACTGATGAGAGAGTCCTCGCCAAAGTGGCAGAGATCAGAGTAAGAAGACCGCAGCATCtagcactg GAGCTGGAGAATGCAGTGGAAGTGGAAAACCTGGAGCTTCAGGAGCAGCAGTCGGACCGtaaggagctggaggagactTTGGTTAAATTAGAAAGCCACAAAGAGAAGCTGGTACAACAAATAAAGGCAACCAGACAACTATGCTATGAGGAGAGTCAACAG ATCTTGGCTCTGCagacagaggaggtgcagaaggaGAGCCAGGTGGAGGAGTACGAGAGGGAGCTTGCCAGAGCCAGGTGGAGGCTGAGGAGGCTCAAAGAGGAGGTCAAACAGGCCAAGAGGAAGGTGGAAGAGGCAGGAGAGAGGAACACGCCTCTGCAGGACTCCATCCGACAGTCGTATGAAGAGATcctgcag GAAGAGAACACTTTGTGTTCACTCTCGGGAAGTGCAGTCACTCCAGAAAGTCAACTGGAGGAGTCACTGTCTCCTGCAGACACTACAGAAGAGGATCCACTGCCTTTGAAGCCATGGGGGAGGAGCCAATCACTGCCTGCCTATGCTGACCTGATAATG AGGGCCAGTGGGTCGTCTTTCTGCAACAATCAGGCAGATACCAGAGAAGAATTAGACAACAGTAGGAGCAATTCTACTAAG ATGGATAGATCTGATGTAGAGGACAATCCACAAGAAGGGGAAATCATCAAAGAAGGGCAGCAAGAGAAGGAAGAGTGTCCAAACCCCCTGAGCCAGCTGGACTTCTACCAAGCCAACCCATTTGCCAGTTGTCAGAGTGACC aTGAACTTTTCAATGAAGACATCTTCCCTAAAGCTGACATATCTA ATGGATTTGGCTCAGACCCTTTCAAAGGTAGTGACCCCTttgcagcagacattttgtttccAGAGACCAATATTGGCACTGATGGAAATACTGGTGATGAAGCAGACACCAGTTTGTCCTGTGCTGAAAACAAAGCCTCAACAGGAACTCAGTGCTTTGAGTCTGAATTCCCAGATGAAGACAGCGATATAGAAAACAGCTACAGCCAAGAGGAACAAGACGTCATTGGTCATTCTCGTGGATTTAAGCCTATTCAGAGTTCATCAGAGGAGCTGGGGCCAGAACCAATCCAGGGCTGGAGATCCCAGGGTCAGTACTCTGTAGAATCAGACCCAAATGGTTATGAGTTGGACCTTGGTGCCATCTCTCCCCCTTCTGACATAGAAGAACACAGTCTGGGATGTTTAGCTGGAGAAGCTACTCCTGAGGCACCATTGCATCTTGAACAAG GTCTGAGTTCTGAACCAGCTCAGGCAATCTCTGAACAAGCTCCCTTGAAAACAGATTGGACAGGTGAAAAAGAGCAATCTATGTCGCAGGGTGCTACCTCTGGGTATTGGGAAGGTTGGTCTAGCAATATGGAAGAGGAAACCCAAATCTCTACAACTCCCCATAACTCACAAGACGCCCATAACTTCTATATCCAGCCTGATTTAGATCAAAGCGGGGAACTAAGCTTTGACTTAAGCTATGAAGCGACCAGTCAGTCTTCCTTTGACCCATACGGGTTTAAACTCAGTCCAGAACATTCTAGTCACACACTCCTAGACCCAGATGAAGCCGAACTGAGCCCTGAACCCAGTGAGAACTACCTGGCCTTTGACACTGAGTCATCTTCCTCGCAAACAAACCATCTCAACTTCAACACTTGTGATTTTGACTTGAATATGTCCCAGAAAGTACGGGACTCTGACCCTTATGGCTTTAAGCTCAGTCCTGAGGATGAAAACCAGGAGGTACTGGATGTCTGTGGCTACGATGACCATGAGGCAATGGACCCTTCCACATATGATAAAGTAGAACCCTCTGGTTATTGTAATCAAGAAGTACTAGAATCCAACGGCAATGAAAACCAAGAAGTTCTTGATCATTGTGGCCACAATAACCAGAAGGATTCACACAACAATGAAAACCAAGAGGTGCTTGAGTCTTCTTACATTAACAACAAGGAAATAGATAGCAATGACAATAAGGAATTCTTGGATCATTTTAGTCATGACAACCAGGAGGTAGTTAAGCCCTATCTCAAAATGAGCAAAAAGGAACTACTTGAACCTTGTAACCAAGAAGTTCTTGAACCTTGTAGCCTGGGCAACAAAGAATTGCTCCATCCTGAGAATCAAGAAGTACCAGATTTAGACAGCGATGGTAACCAAGAACTACTGGATTTTGATGGCAAAGGCAATCAAGAGGTGCTAATATGTGGAAGCCACAATAACCAGGAACCCATGCGACATGGTAGCAAGGAAAATCAGGAATTACTAGACTTAGGTAGCCGTGGCAACCAAGAGGTGTTGGATTTGTTGAGTAAAGAAGGTTTACCTGAAGCAAACAACAACCAATGTTTTATTGAACCAGAACTCAGTCCCACCAACAACAGCTCAGACAGTGATGTGGCAATAGACCTGCTGGGACTTGAACTCAGTGACACCAGTATGTGCACGACCAACAATGATGACACCATCAACATCTCTGCCAACCACAACCTGGATACATCCACCAGTCACATATTGGAAGGTGATCTGGGTTCTGTGTTCAGAGCTGGAGGATATATCGGTTGTCCAGATGTAGCTGATGACCTTCAACCCCTGGGCAGAATGCAGGTCAACCCAGTAGCAGAGGCAGTGAAACCAGTAAGACCAGTAAGGCCTCCTCGGCCCTCACTCAAG GTAAAGGAGAAGGCACTGTCCCAGACTCAGGGCATTGACCTGAAGTGA
- the LOC122762604 gene encoding uncharacterized protein LOC122762604 isoform X3, protein MEEPAVQQEKIEGLWEGGHDEGKAGWKNDCSLSSLLKHSCFLCWSSPRDTDVVETDERVLAKVAEIRELENAVEVENLELQEQQSDRKELEETLVKLESHKEKLVQQIKATRQLCYEESQQILALQTEEVQKESQVEEYERELARARWRLRRLKEEVKQAKRKVEEAGERNTPLQDSIRQSYEEILQEENTLCSLSGSAVTPESQLEESLSPADTTEEDPLPLKPWGRSQSLPAYADLIMRASGSSFCNNQADTREELDNSRSNSTKPQMDRSDVEDNPQEGEIIKEGQQEKEECPNPLSQLDFYQANPFASCQSDHELFNEDIFPKADISNGFGSDPFKGSDPFAADILFPETNIGTDGNTGDEADTSLSCAENKASTGTQCFESEFPDEDSDIENSYSQEEQDVIGHSRGFKPIQSSSEELGPEPIQGWRSQGQYSVESDPNGYELDLGAISPPSDIEEHSLGCLAGEATPEAPLHLEQGLSSEPAQAISEQAPLKTDWTGEKEQSMSQGATSGYWEGWSSNMEEETQISTTPHNSQDAHNFYIQPDLDQSGELSFDLSYEATSQSSFDPYGFKLSPEHSSHTLLDPDEAELSPEPSENYLAFDTESSSSQTNHLNFNTCDFDLNMSQKVRDSDPYGFKLSPEDENQEVLDVCGYDDHEAMDPSTYDKVEPSGYCNQEVLESNGNENQEVLDHCGHNNQKDSHNNENQEVLESSYINNKEIDSNDNKEFLDHFSHDNQEVVKPYLKMSKKELLEPCNQEVLEPCSLGNKELLHPENQEVPDLDSDGNQELLDFDGKGNQEVLICGSHNNQEPMRHGSKENQELLDLGSRGNQEVLDLLSKEGLPEANNNQCFIEPELSPTNNSSDSDVAIDLLGLELSDTSMCTTNNDDTINISANHNLDTSTSHILEGDLGSVFRAGGYIGCPDVADDLQPLGRMQVNPVAEAVKPVRPVRPPRPSLKVKEKALSQTQGIDLK, encoded by the exons ATGGAGGAGCCTGCAGTGCAGCAGGAAAAAATTGAGGGATTGTGGGAAGGAGGACATGATGAAGGGAAAGCAGGCTGGAAGAATGActgctccctctcctccctcctgaaGCAttcctgttttctctgctgGTCGTCTCCCAGGGATACTGATGTTGTGGAAACTGATGAGAGAGTCCTCGCCAAAGTGGCAGAGATCAGA GAGCTGGAGAATGCAGTGGAAGTGGAAAACCTGGAGCTTCAGGAGCAGCAGTCGGACCGtaaggagctggaggagactTTGGTTAAATTAGAAAGCCACAAAGAGAAGCTGGTACAACAAATAAAGGCAACCAGACAACTATGCTATGAGGAGAGTCAACAG ATCTTGGCTCTGCagacagaggaggtgcagaaggaGAGCCAGGTGGAGGAGTACGAGAGGGAGCTTGCCAGAGCCAGGTGGAGGCTGAGGAGGCTCAAAGAGGAGGTCAAACAGGCCAAGAGGAAGGTGGAAGAGGCAGGAGAGAGGAACACGCCTCTGCAGGACTCCATCCGACAGTCGTATGAAGAGATcctgcag GAAGAGAACACTTTGTGTTCACTCTCGGGAAGTGCAGTCACTCCAGAAAGTCAACTGGAGGAGTCACTGTCTCCTGCAGACACTACAGAAGAGGATCCACTGCCTTTGAAGCCATGGGGGAGGAGCCAATCACTGCCTGCCTATGCTGACCTGATAATG AGGGCCAGTGGGTCGTCTTTCTGCAACAATCAGGCAGATACCAGAGAAGAATTAGACAACAGTAGGAGCAATTCTACTAAG CCACAGATGGATAGATCTGATGTAGAGGACAATCCACAAGAAGGGGAAATCATCAAAGAAGGGCAGCAAGAGAAGGAAGAGTGTCCAAACCCCCTGAGCCAGCTGGACTTCTACCAAGCCAACCCATTTGCCAGTTGTCAGAGTGACC aTGAACTTTTCAATGAAGACATCTTCCCTAAAGCTGACATATCTA ATGGATTTGGCTCAGACCCTTTCAAAGGTAGTGACCCCTttgcagcagacattttgtttccAGAGACCAATATTGGCACTGATGGAAATACTGGTGATGAAGCAGACACCAGTTTGTCCTGTGCTGAAAACAAAGCCTCAACAGGAACTCAGTGCTTTGAGTCTGAATTCCCAGATGAAGACAGCGATATAGAAAACAGCTACAGCCAAGAGGAACAAGACGTCATTGGTCATTCTCGTGGATTTAAGCCTATTCAGAGTTCATCAGAGGAGCTGGGGCCAGAACCAATCCAGGGCTGGAGATCCCAGGGTCAGTACTCTGTAGAATCAGACCCAAATGGTTATGAGTTGGACCTTGGTGCCATCTCTCCCCCTTCTGACATAGAAGAACACAGTCTGGGATGTTTAGCTGGAGAAGCTACTCCTGAGGCACCATTGCATCTTGAACAAG GTCTGAGTTCTGAACCAGCTCAGGCAATCTCTGAACAAGCTCCCTTGAAAACAGATTGGACAGGTGAAAAAGAGCAATCTATGTCGCAGGGTGCTACCTCTGGGTATTGGGAAGGTTGGTCTAGCAATATGGAAGAGGAAACCCAAATCTCTACAACTCCCCATAACTCACAAGACGCCCATAACTTCTATATCCAGCCTGATTTAGATCAAAGCGGGGAACTAAGCTTTGACTTAAGCTATGAAGCGACCAGTCAGTCTTCCTTTGACCCATACGGGTTTAAACTCAGTCCAGAACATTCTAGTCACACACTCCTAGACCCAGATGAAGCCGAACTGAGCCCTGAACCCAGTGAGAACTACCTGGCCTTTGACACTGAGTCATCTTCCTCGCAAACAAACCATCTCAACTTCAACACTTGTGATTTTGACTTGAATATGTCCCAGAAAGTACGGGACTCTGACCCTTATGGCTTTAAGCTCAGTCCTGAGGATGAAAACCAGGAGGTACTGGATGTCTGTGGCTACGATGACCATGAGGCAATGGACCCTTCCACATATGATAAAGTAGAACCCTCTGGTTATTGTAATCAAGAAGTACTAGAATCCAACGGCAATGAAAACCAAGAAGTTCTTGATCATTGTGGCCACAATAACCAGAAGGATTCACACAACAATGAAAACCAAGAGGTGCTTGAGTCTTCTTACATTAACAACAAGGAAATAGATAGCAATGACAATAAGGAATTCTTGGATCATTTTAGTCATGACAACCAGGAGGTAGTTAAGCCCTATCTCAAAATGAGCAAAAAGGAACTACTTGAACCTTGTAACCAAGAAGTTCTTGAACCTTGTAGCCTGGGCAACAAAGAATTGCTCCATCCTGAGAATCAAGAAGTACCAGATTTAGACAGCGATGGTAACCAAGAACTACTGGATTTTGATGGCAAAGGCAATCAAGAGGTGCTAATATGTGGAAGCCACAATAACCAGGAACCCATGCGACATGGTAGCAAGGAAAATCAGGAATTACTAGACTTAGGTAGCCGTGGCAACCAAGAGGTGTTGGATTTGTTGAGTAAAGAAGGTTTACCTGAAGCAAACAACAACCAATGTTTTATTGAACCAGAACTCAGTCCCACCAACAACAGCTCAGACAGTGATGTGGCAATAGACCTGCTGGGACTTGAACTCAGTGACACCAGTATGTGCACGACCAACAATGATGACACCATCAACATCTCTGCCAACCACAACCTGGATACATCCACCAGTCACATATTGGAAGGTGATCTGGGTTCTGTGTTCAGAGCTGGAGGATATATCGGTTGTCCAGATGTAGCTGATGACCTTCAACCCCTGGGCAGAATGCAGGTCAACCCAGTAGCAGAGGCAGTGAAACCAGTAAGACCAGTAAGGCCTCCTCGGCCCTCACTCAAG GTAAAGGAGAAGGCACTGTCCCAGACTCAGGGCATTGACCTGAAGTGA
- the LOC122762604 gene encoding uncharacterized protein LOC122762604 isoform X1: MEEPAVQQEKIEGLWEGGHDEGKAGWKNDCSLSSLLKHSCFLCWSSPRDTDVVETDERVLAKVAEIRVRRPQHLALELENAVEVENLELQEQQSDRKELEETLVKLESHKEKLVQQIKATRQLCYEESQQILALQTEEVQKESQVEEYERELARARWRLRRLKEEVKQAKRKVEEAGERNTPLQDSIRQSYEEILQEENTLCSLSGSAVTPESQLEESLSPADTTEEDPLPLKPWGRSQSLPAYADLIMRASGSSFCNNQADTREELDNSRSNSTKPQMDRSDVEDNPQEGEIIKEGQQEKEECPNPLSQLDFYQANPFASCQSDHELFNEDIFPKADISNGFGSDPFKGSDPFAADILFPETNIGTDGNTGDEADTSLSCAENKASTGTQCFESEFPDEDSDIENSYSQEEQDVIGHSRGFKPIQSSSEELGPEPIQGWRSQGQYSVESDPNGYELDLGAISPPSDIEEHSLGCLAGEATPEAPLHLEQGLSSEPAQAISEQAPLKTDWTGEKEQSMSQGATSGYWEGWSSNMEEETQISTTPHNSQDAHNFYIQPDLDQSGELSFDLSYEATSQSSFDPYGFKLSPEHSSHTLLDPDEAELSPEPSENYLAFDTESSSSQTNHLNFNTCDFDLNMSQKVRDSDPYGFKLSPEDENQEVLDVCGYDDHEAMDPSTYDKVEPSGYCNQEVLESNGNENQEVLDHCGHNNQKDSHNNENQEVLESSYINNKEIDSNDNKEFLDHFSHDNQEVVKPYLKMSKKELLEPCNQEVLEPCSLGNKELLHPENQEVPDLDSDGNQELLDFDGKGNQEVLICGSHNNQEPMRHGSKENQELLDLGSRGNQEVLDLLSKEGLPEANNNQCFIEPELSPTNNSSDSDVAIDLLGLELSDTSMCTTNNDDTINISANHNLDTSTSHILEGDLGSVFRAGGYIGCPDVADDLQPLGRMQVNPVAEAVKPVRPVRPPRPSLKVKEKALSQTQGIDLK, translated from the exons ATGGAGGAGCCTGCAGTGCAGCAGGAAAAAATTGAGGGATTGTGGGAAGGAGGACATGATGAAGGGAAAGCAGGCTGGAAGAATGActgctccctctcctccctcctgaaGCAttcctgttttctctgctgGTCGTCTCCCAGGGATACTGATGTTGTGGAAACTGATGAGAGAGTCCTCGCCAAAGTGGCAGAGATCAGAGTAAGAAGACCGCAGCATCtagcactg GAGCTGGAGAATGCAGTGGAAGTGGAAAACCTGGAGCTTCAGGAGCAGCAGTCGGACCGtaaggagctggaggagactTTGGTTAAATTAGAAAGCCACAAAGAGAAGCTGGTACAACAAATAAAGGCAACCAGACAACTATGCTATGAGGAGAGTCAACAG ATCTTGGCTCTGCagacagaggaggtgcagaaggaGAGCCAGGTGGAGGAGTACGAGAGGGAGCTTGCCAGAGCCAGGTGGAGGCTGAGGAGGCTCAAAGAGGAGGTCAAACAGGCCAAGAGGAAGGTGGAAGAGGCAGGAGAGAGGAACACGCCTCTGCAGGACTCCATCCGACAGTCGTATGAAGAGATcctgcag GAAGAGAACACTTTGTGTTCACTCTCGGGAAGTGCAGTCACTCCAGAAAGTCAACTGGAGGAGTCACTGTCTCCTGCAGACACTACAGAAGAGGATCCACTGCCTTTGAAGCCATGGGGGAGGAGCCAATCACTGCCTGCCTATGCTGACCTGATAATG AGGGCCAGTGGGTCGTCTTTCTGCAACAATCAGGCAGATACCAGAGAAGAATTAGACAACAGTAGGAGCAATTCTACTAAG CCACAGATGGATAGATCTGATGTAGAGGACAATCCACAAGAAGGGGAAATCATCAAAGAAGGGCAGCAAGAGAAGGAAGAGTGTCCAAACCCCCTGAGCCAGCTGGACTTCTACCAAGCCAACCCATTTGCCAGTTGTCAGAGTGACC aTGAACTTTTCAATGAAGACATCTTCCCTAAAGCTGACATATCTA ATGGATTTGGCTCAGACCCTTTCAAAGGTAGTGACCCCTttgcagcagacattttgtttccAGAGACCAATATTGGCACTGATGGAAATACTGGTGATGAAGCAGACACCAGTTTGTCCTGTGCTGAAAACAAAGCCTCAACAGGAACTCAGTGCTTTGAGTCTGAATTCCCAGATGAAGACAGCGATATAGAAAACAGCTACAGCCAAGAGGAACAAGACGTCATTGGTCATTCTCGTGGATTTAAGCCTATTCAGAGTTCATCAGAGGAGCTGGGGCCAGAACCAATCCAGGGCTGGAGATCCCAGGGTCAGTACTCTGTAGAATCAGACCCAAATGGTTATGAGTTGGACCTTGGTGCCATCTCTCCCCCTTCTGACATAGAAGAACACAGTCTGGGATGTTTAGCTGGAGAAGCTACTCCTGAGGCACCATTGCATCTTGAACAAG GTCTGAGTTCTGAACCAGCTCAGGCAATCTCTGAACAAGCTCCCTTGAAAACAGATTGGACAGGTGAAAAAGAGCAATCTATGTCGCAGGGTGCTACCTCTGGGTATTGGGAAGGTTGGTCTAGCAATATGGAAGAGGAAACCCAAATCTCTACAACTCCCCATAACTCACAAGACGCCCATAACTTCTATATCCAGCCTGATTTAGATCAAAGCGGGGAACTAAGCTTTGACTTAAGCTATGAAGCGACCAGTCAGTCTTCCTTTGACCCATACGGGTTTAAACTCAGTCCAGAACATTCTAGTCACACACTCCTAGACCCAGATGAAGCCGAACTGAGCCCTGAACCCAGTGAGAACTACCTGGCCTTTGACACTGAGTCATCTTCCTCGCAAACAAACCATCTCAACTTCAACACTTGTGATTTTGACTTGAATATGTCCCAGAAAGTACGGGACTCTGACCCTTATGGCTTTAAGCTCAGTCCTGAGGATGAAAACCAGGAGGTACTGGATGTCTGTGGCTACGATGACCATGAGGCAATGGACCCTTCCACATATGATAAAGTAGAACCCTCTGGTTATTGTAATCAAGAAGTACTAGAATCCAACGGCAATGAAAACCAAGAAGTTCTTGATCATTGTGGCCACAATAACCAGAAGGATTCACACAACAATGAAAACCAAGAGGTGCTTGAGTCTTCTTACATTAACAACAAGGAAATAGATAGCAATGACAATAAGGAATTCTTGGATCATTTTAGTCATGACAACCAGGAGGTAGTTAAGCCCTATCTCAAAATGAGCAAAAAGGAACTACTTGAACCTTGTAACCAAGAAGTTCTTGAACCTTGTAGCCTGGGCAACAAAGAATTGCTCCATCCTGAGAATCAAGAAGTACCAGATTTAGACAGCGATGGTAACCAAGAACTACTGGATTTTGATGGCAAAGGCAATCAAGAGGTGCTAATATGTGGAAGCCACAATAACCAGGAACCCATGCGACATGGTAGCAAGGAAAATCAGGAATTACTAGACTTAGGTAGCCGTGGCAACCAAGAGGTGTTGGATTTGTTGAGTAAAGAAGGTTTACCTGAAGCAAACAACAACCAATGTTTTATTGAACCAGAACTCAGTCCCACCAACAACAGCTCAGACAGTGATGTGGCAATAGACCTGCTGGGACTTGAACTCAGTGACACCAGTATGTGCACGACCAACAATGATGACACCATCAACATCTCTGCCAACCACAACCTGGATACATCCACCAGTCACATATTGGAAGGTGATCTGGGTTCTGTGTTCAGAGCTGGAGGATATATCGGTTGTCCAGATGTAGCTGATGACCTTCAACCCCTGGGCAGAATGCAGGTCAACCCAGTAGCAGAGGCAGTGAAACCAGTAAGACCAGTAAGGCCTCCTCGGCCCTCACTCAAG GTAAAGGAGAAGGCACTGTCCCAGACTCAGGGCATTGACCTGAAGTGA